In the Neisseria sp. KEM232 genome, GGATGGGAACAAAGGCAGCCTGAAAGCCGCCGCCGCTTCAACGGCTTTCGGAAACGCTTCTTTGGCCGCGCGGCGGATTGTACACAGATTATCCGTATCTAAAGGTTGTTTTACCATATTTAAAAGTCCTTAAATATTCGTTTTTAAAAGGCGAATATCCAACTTTTAAAGACCAATCGGATGCAAAAATGAACCTGAACCACAGCGAAATCAACAAACGCATCGGCAAAGCCATTGCCAAATACCGTCAGGAAAGCGGCCTCACTCAGGAGCAGGTGGCCGAAATCCTGCAAATCGGCAATGAAGCCGTCTCGCGTATGGAACGCGGCCTGATTATGCCCAACGTCATGCGTCTGCTCGAACTGGCCGAAATCTTCCAATGCACCGCAGCCGACCTGCTGGCCGAAGGCAGCCCGCGCCTGTTTGACAAAACCCATAAAATCCACCTGCTGATTTCTGATCTAGCCGAAGCCGACCGCCAGCTGATGCTGCATTTTCTCGAACAGTTCGGCAGCCGTCTGAAACGCGGCGCAGTGCAGGCGGTTTGAAACAGAGGCCGTCTGAAACCCCTTTTCAGGCTGCTCCAAGCCAAAGGAAAACCATGAACTACTGGCATATGCAAATCCACCCAAGCGGCCAAGCCGCTGAGTTTGCGCCGCATCTGGCGGGCATTCTGCAGCGCGGCATTATCGGCCTGGGCGAGTGGCCGCAGGGCGCGGCGGCAATCCGCGCGTTTCGCGAAACCATGCAGGCAGGCGATATTGTTGCCGTCAAACGCGGCGGGCAACTGGTGGCGCTGGTTGAAGTGGCAGGCGACGCCTATACCGTTTCGCCCGACGACGACCCCGACCCGCACAGCCGCTGGATGGCGCACCGCCGCCCCGTGCGCGTGCTTGATTGGGCGGACGGCAGCGCGCGCATCCCGCACAACCGCGGCACGCTGGTGCGCTGCGCGAATGCAGACATCGATACGAGCCGCATCATCCGAGACTGGCATCACCGCGTGCAGGCAGCCTGAAAACGTTGCCCTGCCAATCTGCCGAAGCGGTGTTATCCGTGTTTGTGCGGGCATCAATGCGGGAAGGGCGGGAGGCCGTCTGAAAAATCAAAAAGGCCGTCTGAAAACCCTGTTTGGGGTTTTCAGACGGCCTTCAGTTTTATTTGCCCGCATCAAACTGCGACACGATGTTTTCCAAAAAGTCCTGCATGGTTTCCAGCGGCGGGCGGCGGGTGGGTTTGAGATTGGCGACGATGTGCGAGACGCCGATTTCCTGCTGCTGCGCGTAAAAGTCGGCAATGGCTTTATGACCACCGCGCAGGTAGATGCCGTTGAACACTTGCAGCGGCGCGTCTGCGTCTTCCAAAAGCTCGACGAAGTTGCACGTGCCAAACGGCCGCCAGATGCCGCTTTCGTTCAACGCATCGAGTTCCGCCAAGAGTTTTTTCAGGTGCGGCAGGTCGGCGGAATACCACAGCCAGCCGTCGGATTCGTTGGCAATCCAGCGCAAATCCTGCCGCGCGCGGCCGACGGTCATCATCGGCAGGCGCGATTGGGTCGGCTTGGGGGTTAAATCCAAATTGCCGTAAAAGCGGCCGCCGTGTGCGGTGTCGAAGCGCGGGAAGCTCTGCTCGGTGAGGCGGCGGATGGTTTGCCAGTTTTCTTGGAAACGCTCGGCGCGGTTGTCAAACTCTTTGGCAAAGGCGGGGTATTCGCTGGGGCGGTCGCCGCCTGCCAGACCCAACACAAAACGCCCGCCGCTCATCTGGTCGACGGAGGCGGCTTCTTTGGCGGTGAGTATCGGCTCGCGCAGCGGCGAAACGTAGCCCGCCGAGCCGATGGTGATGTGTTCGGTGAGCGCGGCGAGATAACCCAGCGTGGCGGTGATGTCGTACATTTGCCCCGCGTCGCCGAAATTGGGGTCGTAAAACGGCACGTCGCGCACCCACAGCGCACCCAGCCCGCTGTTGTCGGCCTGTTTCACCAGCGCGGTGAAGTCGCTCATGTCGGGAAAGGGCGAATCGGCGTAGCCCATAAACGGCGAAATAATGCCCAGCGTGAGCCTGCCCGGGCGGAAGGCGCGGGCGAAACCGCGATGGTTTTGCAGATGTTGCGGCACGGTTTTTTCCATTTGCTGCTCCTTAAAATCAGTTGCCCGAAAGGGAATGGCTGCATTGTAGGCTGGCTATTGGCAGAGAAAAACCGCATAATGATGAAAAAACTTTTTGATTGTTTCAAATAATCGGGGTTTCAGGTGGCCTGAATGCTTAGCAAGCCAACTTCCTAAATGCCGTCATTCCCGCGCAGGCGGGAATCTTTTCTACCCTTTAACCGGCCGATTGTTCTATCAGAAATAGCCGAATGCCAACCAAGATTCCCGCCTGCTCAGGAATAGCGGCATTTAAAAAACATTAGAGAAAACCGATATGCACGATTTCCGCGCCATGGCGATATTCGCCGAAGTCATCAAACACCAGTCCATGCAGCAGGCGGCAAAAGCCTTGGGTCTGACCGTGTCCACCGTCAGCCTTGCCGTGTCCAAGCTCGAACAGCAGCACGGCATCAAGCTGCTCAACCGCACCACGCGCAGCCTCTCGTCCACCAACGCCGGCGAAGCCTTTTACCAAGCCTGCCTGCAAATGCTGCACGGCGCAGAGCGCGCCCATCGGATTTTGGAGCAGCAGAAAACCGAAATCGAAGGCACACTGCGTATCGCC is a window encoding:
- a CDS encoding helix-turn-helix domain-containing protein yields the protein MNLNHSEINKRIGKAIAKYRQESGLTQEQVAEILQIGNEAVSRMERGLIMPNVMRLLELAEIFQCTAADLLAEGSPRLFDKTHKIHLLISDLAEADRQLMLHFLEQFGSRLKRGAVQAV
- a CDS encoding TIGR03571 family LLM class oxidoreductase, with translation MEKTVPQHLQNHRGFARAFRPGRLTLGIISPFMGYADSPFPDMSDFTALVKQADNSGLGALWVRDVPFYDPNFGDAGQMYDITATLGYLAALTEHITIGSAGYVSPLREPILTAKEAASVDQMSGGRFVLGLAGGDRPSEYPAFAKEFDNRAERFQENWQTIRRLTEQSFPRFDTAHGGRFYGNLDLTPKPTQSRLPMMTVGRARQDLRWIANESDGWLWYSADLPHLKKLLAELDALNESGIWRPFGTCNFVELLEDADAPLQVFNGIYLRGGHKAIADFYAQQQEIGVSHIVANLKPTRRPPLETMQDFLENIVSQFDAGK